From Glycine max cultivar Williams 82 chromosome 11, Glycine_max_v4.0, whole genome shotgun sequence, the proteins below share one genomic window:
- the LOC102669351 gene encoding uncharacterized protein isoform X2: MDSISNLPLLEIAGEDDSLLFDVSAASTTDVFSCSPLLPLRSNPPQHEGREGGGAVDSENQRSSSVSDRANKENADWNTLQKLSLEPQQMKRKKKGGGYNLRKSLAWNRAFFTEEGVLNPAELSIISGTATPKAGLNLEVILEEESVGTSIELQDIEENLFMHSSDAVPVEDRKIGLSPKPAALAKASPAPVSKAKRKVLTVNDSVGNRSKRNACPPRVPVASSSLKKTDTVKAPSKELKVTRIPGPKSDVSASATTARSGMLTTGSLKRNQNARPATNLQKHTGVKGPSKNPKTVPSNPKVGLAGKCSVTRTLTQQAGKHLDNSVSETHPPSRMHQSGTEANKVSEACLSQGVSDISEKRQQTQLQTTKFSGLRMPSPSLGFFSLAKTSSSHSQLQKSSKPCKPARSNIPQLQNLETNSVNEARLPHAPGIRSQIVKGAAKNCTEELTLLDVKSESRMQVDNKQMAGVEVEHNSMGSEKISKQEKVENNLEHVNIKPKEQGELHRSENASSMENVIFPRHEKKLLSVSQTQEQSEKEAGHPDVLSNKYQSVFQEPQSMDHHGMLRNSIMTGSISNTVHNAMGQDEDEQIKLFACDVLTSNESLVLQAKHGTSFKGSRLSEEFKEYNSVKTAFLNSSLVDLSETVLGGSIQEIPFKNTEQVNGDAADFVTSGGDAQVHLLNANLSVDCNESTESNLEAVNQQLQGEQLKTTSAGIVGEISSSKEDESHVNSCQLVHMTTLSSKGSPQKSIPEINGPAETEPKIAEIEDCQFPVDDQSGFIQTRPELEGCEKVIDSKAMHDSSQAFELDSLSEDCVALSAPACNTVVSNVSWESRPFQENNVEILHFTSQLCPVVKVDFDPSKNEMSTNSCRMISELQLGDEDSSRDVSMHYDVPIDVPGNFEQQINKNIYSKASEMLCEGESLVLNHGHLLDQSEFSEELSADFISNTKDSISTVAGKSSGCLQHTLPAQLSVLLDGDWLPTNTASSEEIKKTNLSESALEGCDIHTSERNASNYHIQAMPEIKDGNIDVDEREELLRIDDSKEGSSDILPLVEAQLNDNVISSECNSSIEVSKDSFTDIVAWKSEEDCSLSQSSNFPASDNLTFNTGIPQLNQNSPHGDWPDTVSATACDTKVNNVSQESQPCHENDVGDLQFTAQLSPMVKADFDSTENDISTNNCCTISELELRDDGSSRDASMHYDGQCGVTGNFEQQTSMITYSVANEMLCEDESLVLSHDHLVDQSDFSEVSADFVSNAKGSIGSGAENPSGHLQHTILTPLVQEFDHTNRETEESHLENAQVQSFTENPVAYHCSSKHSLVTDDKFPLADNNDINEDSHLSDFQRLGAVVGVDSQNADNILIASSQEIKKTSLSEGALEGCDTHTSEHNASNHHIQAMPKNKEGNLDVDETAELLQIYDAKKGSSDILPIVEVQLKDSQNVDDLLHLDGDWPPTNFVSSEEFKKTNLSEGALEGSDIHSSEHNASNHHIQAMPENKDGNLDVDEREEFLQMDDVKKGSSDILPLVEVQLIDNVVSSKCNSSIEVNKDSVTDVVTWKSEEHCSLSESSNLPALDDLTTFNTRTPQVCEVSSLNSTIFLDEAETDIFEKDEFPHTDMQHQSNGNINSAEDSSKIIRLEDSVTKCKQEVPTVKPPPNAAPFSDEWLAAIEAAGEEILTMKSGAVQNSPPDKPQQEPGPWSPVRRKNQSIGPFDCTKHNIQHSSP, translated from the exons ATGGATTCCATTTCTAACCTTCCGCTCCTAGAGATCGCAGGCGAAGACGATTCGTTGCTCTTCGATGTTTCCGCAGCGTCCACCACCGATGTTTTCTCTTGCTCCCCTCTCCTACCTCTCAGATCTAATCCTCCTCAACACG AAGGAAGAGAAGGTGGTGGCGCTGTGGATTCCGAAAATCAAAGAAGTTCCTCGGTTAGTGACAGAGCGAACAAAGAGAACGCGGATTGGAACACACTGCAGAAGCTTAGCTTGGAGCCTCAGCAaatgaagaggaagaagaaaggaggcGGTTACaatttgcgtaagagcttggcATGGAACCGAGCTTTCTTTACTGAAGAAG GTGTTTTGAACCCGGCAGAGCTTTCTATTATTAGTGGCACTGCCACTCCTAAGGCAGGGTTGAATTTGGAAGTAATCCTTGAAGAAGAGTCCGTTGGCACTTCGATAGAGTTGCAGGACATTGAAGAAAATTtgttcatgcattcatccgatgCTGTTCCTGTTGAAGATAGGAAGATTGGCTTATCTCCAAAGCCTGCTGCATTAGCTAAAGCTTCTCCGGCCCCGGTTTCCAAA GCAAAGAGGAAAGTGCTTACTGTCAATGACTCAGTTGGCAACAGATCCAAACGCAATGCTTGTCCTCCACGGGTGCCAGTAGCTTCATCCTC actaaaaaaaactgaCACAGTAAAAGCTCCAAGTAAAGAATTGAAAGTGACTAGGATACCTGGTCCGAAATCAGATGTTTCTGCAAGTGCAACAACTGCCAGGAGTGGAATGTTGACCACAGGTTCCTTGAAGAGAAATCAGAATGCTCGTCCTG CCACTAATCTTCAGAAGCATACTGGAGTAAAAGGCCCTTCCAAAAATCCTAAAACTGTCCCAAGTAACCCAAAAGTTGGTCTGGCTGGTAAATGTTCAGTTACTAGAACACTTACCCAGCAGGCTGGGAAACATTTG GATAACTCAGTTTCAGAAACACATCCACCATCTAGAATGCATCAATCAGGAACTGAAGCAAATAAGGTGTCAGAAGcttgtctttcacaaggtgTTTCTGACATCAGTGAGAAAAGGCAACAGACACAGCttcaaacaacaaaattttcaGGCCTACGGATGCCATCTCCCTCATTGGGATTCTTTTCTCTG GCAAAAACTTCCAGTTCACATAGCCAATTACAGAAAAGTTCTAAACCTTGCAAACCTGCTAGGAGTAACATTCCTCAATTACAGAATTTAGAAACAAATTCTGTTAATGAGGCAAGACTACCGCATGCACCTGGAATAAGGTCTCAAATTGTCAAAGGTGCAGCAAAGAATTGCACTGAGGAATTAACCCTTTTAGATGTAAAGTCAGAATCAAGGATGCAAGTGGATAATAAGCAGATGGCTGGTGTAGAGGTGGAACATAATTCTATGGGTTCTGAAAAAATAAGCAAGCAAGAAAAGGTTGAAAACAATCTTGAACATGTCAACATAAAACCTAAGGAACAAGGAGAACTACATAGAAGTGAGAATGCCTCTAGCATGGAGAATGTGATATTCCctagacatgaaaagaagcttCTTTCAGTGAGTCAAACTCAAGAGCAGTCAGAGAAAGAGGCTGGTCACCCTGACGTTTTGTCAAACAAGTATCAATCTGTGTTTCAGGAACCACAGTCTATGGACCATCATGGCATGCTGAGAAATTCCATAATGACAGGTAGTATTTCAAATACTGTGCATAATGCCATGGGACAAGATGAAGATGAACAAATCAAACTGTTCGCTTGTGATGttcttacttccaatgaaagttTGGTGCTACAGGCAAAGCATGGTACTTCTTTTAAGGGTAGTAGACTCTCTGAAGAGTTCAAGGAATACAATAGTGTTAAGACTGCATTTTTAAATTCTAGTCTTGTTGATTTGAGTGAAACTGTTTTGGGAGGATCTATACAAGAAATCCCCTTTAAGAATACTGAACAGGTAAATGGTGATGCTGCTGATTTTGTTACAAGTGGAGGAGATGCACAAGTGCATTTATTGAATGCGAATCTCTCAGTTGATTGCAATGAAAGCACTGAAAGTAATTTAGAGGCAGTTAATCAGCAGCTACAAGGGGAACAACTCAAGACTACAAGTGCTGGTATTGTAGGAGAAATTAGTTCATCAAAAGAAGACGAATCTCATGTAAATAGTTGTCAACTAGTCCATATGACAACCTTATCTTCCAAGGGTTCTCCTCAGAAGTCTATACCAGAAATCAATGGTCCGGCTGAAACTGAACCAAAAATAGCTGAAATTGAAGACTGCCAGTTTCCAGTAGATGATCAATCAGGTTTCATTCAGACAAGACCAGAGTTGGAAGGATGTGAGAAGGTTATTGACTCAAAGGCAATGCATGATAGTTCTCAAGCATTTGAATTGGATAGTTTAAGTGAAGATTGTGTGGCTCTTTCTGCACCTGCTTGCAACACTGTGGTAAGCAATGTTTCTTGGGAAAGCAGACCTTTTCAAGAGAATAATGTAGAGATTCTCCATTTTACATCCCAACTATGTCCAGTGGTAAAAGTTGATTTTGATCCGAGTAAAAATGAAATGTCAACCAATAGCTGCCGTATGATTTCTGAGTTGCAGCTTGGAGATGAGGATTCTTCTAGGGATGTTTCAATGCACTATGATGTTCCGATTGATGTCCCTGGAAACTTTGAGCAACAAattaataagaatatatattcTAAAGCAAGCGAAATGCTTTGTGAAGGTGAGAGTTTAGTACTAAATCATGGTCACTTGCTTGATCAAAGTGAATTTTCTGAAGAATTATCTGCAGATTTCATTTCAAACACCAAAGATTCTATAAGTACTGTTGCTGGAAAATCCTCTGGCTGTTTACAACATACACTACCAGCTCAGTTATCAGTACTGTTGGATGGTGACTGGCTGCCCACAAATACTGCTTCTTctgaagaaatcaagaaaacaaatttaTCTGAGAGTGCATTAGAAGGATGTGATATCCATACAAGTGAGCGCAATGCTTCTAATTATCATATTCAGGCTATGCCTGAAATTAAAGATGGAAATATTGATGTGGATGAAAGGGAAGAGCTTTTACGAATTGATGATTCAAAAGAAGGTTCTTCTGACATATTGCCATTAGTTGAAGCTCAACTCAATGACAACGTGATATCTTCTGAATGCAATTCTTCTATAGAAGTGAGCAAAGATTCTTTTACAGACATAGTTGCTTGGAAATCTGAGGAGGATTGTTCTTTGAGTCAAAGTTCAAACTTCCCGGCTTCAGATAATTTAACCTTCAACACAGGAATCCCACAG TTGAATCAAAATTCCCCCCATGGAGATTGGCCGGATACTGTTTCTGCAACTGCTTGTGACACAAAGGTAAACAATGTTTCTCAAGAAAGCCAACCTTGTCATGAGAATGATGTAGGAGATCTCCAGTTTACAGCCCAACTATCTCCAATGGTGAAAGCAGATTTTGATTCCACAGAAAATGATATATCAACTAATAACTGCTGTACCATTTCTGAGTTGGAGCTTAGAGATGATGGTTCTTCTAGGGATGCTTCAATGCACTATGATGGTCAATGTGGTGTCACTGGAAACTTTGAGCAACAAACTAGCATGATTACATATTCTGTAGCTAATGAAATGCTTTGTGAAGATGAGAGTTTAGTGCTAAGTCATGATCACTTGGTTGATCAGAGTGATTTTTCTGAAGTATCTGCAGATTTCGTTTCAAACGCCAAAGGTTCTATTGGTAGTGGAGCTGAAAATCCCTCTGGCCATTTACAACATACAATATTGACTCCATTAGTACAAGAATTTGATCACACCAACAGAGAGACTGAGGAATCACATCTGGAAAATGCACAAGTGCAGTCATTTACTGAAAATCCAGTGGCATACCACTGCAGCAGTAAACACAGTCTTGTTACTGATGATAAATTTCCATTGGCtgataacaatgatataaaTGAAGATTCTCATCTTTCTGATTTTCAAAGGCTTGGTGCTGTTGTTGGTGTAGATTCCCAGAATGCTGATAACATACTTATTGCTTCTTCTCAAGAAATCAAGAAAACAAGTTTATCTGAGGGTGCATTAGAAGGATGTGATACCCATACAAGTGAGCACAATGCTTCCAATCATCATATTCAAGCTATGCCTAAAAACAAAGAAGGAAATCTTGATGTGGATGAAACAGCAGAGCTTTTGCAAATTTATGATGCAAAAAAAGGTTCTTCAGACATATTGCCAATAGTTGAAGTTCAACTCAAAGATTCCCAGAATGTTGATGACTTACTGCACTTAGATGGTGATTGGCCTCCCACAAATTTTGTCTCTTCTGAagaattcaagaaaacaaatttATCTGAGGGTGCATTAGAAGGATCTGATATCCATTCAAGTGAGCACAATGCTTCCAATCATCATATTCAGGCTATGCCTGAAAACAAAGATGGAAATCTTGACGTGGATGAAAGAGAAGAGTTTTTGCAAATGGATGACGTGAAAAAAGGTTCTTCAGACATATTGCCATTAGTTGAAGTTCAACTCATTGACAACGTTGTATCTTCTAAATGCAATTCTTCTATAGAAGTGAACAAAGACTCTGTTACGGACGTAGTAACTTGGAAATCAGAGGAGCATTGTTCTTTGAGTGAAAGTTCAAACTTACCAGCTTTAGATGATCTAACAACCTTCAACACAAGAACCCCACAGGTCTGTGAAGTTAGTTCATTGAAcagtacaatttttttagatgaaGCTGAAACTGATATCTTTGAGAAAGATGAGTTTCCACATACCGACATGCAGCACCAGTCAAATGGCAATATTAATTCTGCAGAAGACAGCAGCAAAATAATTCGTTT GGAGGATTCTGTAACTAAATGCAAGCAAGAAGTTCCTACAGTGAAGCCTCCACCAAATGCTGCTCCGTTTTCGGATGAATGGTTAGCTGCAATTGAAGCTGCGGGAGAG GAGATTTTAACGATGAAAAGCGGTGCTGTACAAAATTCTCCTCCTGACAAGCCTCAGCAAGAACCAGGTCCTTGGTCCCCG GTGAGACGTAAGAATCAATCGATTGGACCCTTTGATTGTACCAAACACAATATCCAGCATTCCAGTCCATAA
- the LOC102669351 gene encoding uncharacterized protein isoform X1: MDSISNLPLLEIAGEDDSLLFDVSAASTTDVFSCSPLLPLRSNPPQHEGREGGGAVDSENQRSSSVSDRANKENADWNTLQKLSLEPQQMKRKKKGGGYNLRKSLAWNRAFFTEEGVLNPAELSIISGTATPKAGLNLEVILEEESVGTSIELQDIEENLFMHSSDAVPVEDRKIGLSPKPAALAKASPAPVSKAKRKVLTVNDSVGNRSKRNACPPRVPVASSSLKKTDTVKAPSKELKVTRIPGPKSDVSASATTARSGMLTTGSLKRNQNARPATNLQKHTGVKGPSKNPKTVPSNPKVGLAGKCSVTRTLTQQAGKHLDNSVSETHPPSRMHQSGTEANKVSEACLSQGVSDISEKRQQTQLQTTKFSGLRMPSPSLGFFSLAKTSSSHSQLQKSSKPCKPARSNIPQLQNLETNSVNEARLPHAPGIRSQIVKGAAKNCTEELTLLDVKSESRMQVDNKQMAGVEVEHNSMGSEKISKQEKVENNLEHVNIKPKEQGELHRSENASSMENVIFPRHEKKLLSVSQTQEQSEKEAGHPDVLSNKYQSVFQEPQSMDHHGMLRNSIMTGSISNTVHNAMGQDEDEQIKLFACDVLTSNESLVLQAKHGTSFKGSRLSEEFKEYNSVKTAFLNSSLVDLSETVLGGSIQEIPFKNTEQVNGDAADFVTSGGDAQVHLLNANLSVDCNESTESNLEAVNQQLQGEQLKTTSAGIVGEISSSKEDESHVNSCQLVHMTTLSSKGSPQKSIPEINGPAETEPKIAEIEDCQFPVDDQSGFIQTRPELEGCEKVIDSKAMHDSSQAFELDSLSEDCVALSAPACNTVVSNVSWESRPFQENNVEILHFTSQLCPVVKVDFDPSKNEMSTNSCRMISELQLGDEDSSRDVSMHYDVPIDVPGNFEQQINKNIYSKASEMLCEGESLVLNHGHLLDQSEFSEELSADFISNTKDSISTVAGKSSGCLQHTLPAQLSVLLDGDWLPTNTASSEEIKKTNLSESALEGCDIHTSERNASNYHIQAMPEIKDGNIDVDEREELLRIDDSKEGSSDILPLVEAQLNDNVISSECNSSIEVSKDSFTDIVAWKSEEDCSLSQSSNFPASDNLTFNTGIPQKLNQNSPHGDWPDTVSATACDTKVNNVSQESQPCHENDVGDLQFTAQLSPMVKADFDSTENDISTNNCCTISELELRDDGSSRDASMHYDGQCGVTGNFEQQTSMITYSVANEMLCEDESLVLSHDHLVDQSDFSEVSADFVSNAKGSIGSGAENPSGHLQHTILTPLVQEFDHTNRETEESHLENAQVQSFTENPVAYHCSSKHSLVTDDKFPLADNNDINEDSHLSDFQRLGAVVGVDSQNADNILIASSQEIKKTSLSEGALEGCDTHTSEHNASNHHIQAMPKNKEGNLDVDETAELLQIYDAKKGSSDILPIVEVQLKDSQNVDDLLHLDGDWPPTNFVSSEEFKKTNLSEGALEGSDIHSSEHNASNHHIQAMPENKDGNLDVDEREEFLQMDDVKKGSSDILPLVEVQLIDNVVSSKCNSSIEVNKDSVTDVVTWKSEEHCSLSESSNLPALDDLTTFNTRTPQVCEVSSLNSTIFLDEAETDIFEKDEFPHTDMQHQSNGNINSAEDSSKIIRLEDSVTKCKQEVPTVKPPPNAAPFSDEWLAAIEAAGEEILTMKSGAVQNSPPDKPQQEPGPWSPVRRKNQSIGPFDCTKHNIQHSSP; encoded by the exons ATGGATTCCATTTCTAACCTTCCGCTCCTAGAGATCGCAGGCGAAGACGATTCGTTGCTCTTCGATGTTTCCGCAGCGTCCACCACCGATGTTTTCTCTTGCTCCCCTCTCCTACCTCTCAGATCTAATCCTCCTCAACACG AAGGAAGAGAAGGTGGTGGCGCTGTGGATTCCGAAAATCAAAGAAGTTCCTCGGTTAGTGACAGAGCGAACAAAGAGAACGCGGATTGGAACACACTGCAGAAGCTTAGCTTGGAGCCTCAGCAaatgaagaggaagaagaaaggaggcGGTTACaatttgcgtaagagcttggcATGGAACCGAGCTTTCTTTACTGAAGAAG GTGTTTTGAACCCGGCAGAGCTTTCTATTATTAGTGGCACTGCCACTCCTAAGGCAGGGTTGAATTTGGAAGTAATCCTTGAAGAAGAGTCCGTTGGCACTTCGATAGAGTTGCAGGACATTGAAGAAAATTtgttcatgcattcatccgatgCTGTTCCTGTTGAAGATAGGAAGATTGGCTTATCTCCAAAGCCTGCTGCATTAGCTAAAGCTTCTCCGGCCCCGGTTTCCAAA GCAAAGAGGAAAGTGCTTACTGTCAATGACTCAGTTGGCAACAGATCCAAACGCAATGCTTGTCCTCCACGGGTGCCAGTAGCTTCATCCTC actaaaaaaaactgaCACAGTAAAAGCTCCAAGTAAAGAATTGAAAGTGACTAGGATACCTGGTCCGAAATCAGATGTTTCTGCAAGTGCAACAACTGCCAGGAGTGGAATGTTGACCACAGGTTCCTTGAAGAGAAATCAGAATGCTCGTCCTG CCACTAATCTTCAGAAGCATACTGGAGTAAAAGGCCCTTCCAAAAATCCTAAAACTGTCCCAAGTAACCCAAAAGTTGGTCTGGCTGGTAAATGTTCAGTTACTAGAACACTTACCCAGCAGGCTGGGAAACATTTG GATAACTCAGTTTCAGAAACACATCCACCATCTAGAATGCATCAATCAGGAACTGAAGCAAATAAGGTGTCAGAAGcttgtctttcacaaggtgTTTCTGACATCAGTGAGAAAAGGCAACAGACACAGCttcaaacaacaaaattttcaGGCCTACGGATGCCATCTCCCTCATTGGGATTCTTTTCTCTG GCAAAAACTTCCAGTTCACATAGCCAATTACAGAAAAGTTCTAAACCTTGCAAACCTGCTAGGAGTAACATTCCTCAATTACAGAATTTAGAAACAAATTCTGTTAATGAGGCAAGACTACCGCATGCACCTGGAATAAGGTCTCAAATTGTCAAAGGTGCAGCAAAGAATTGCACTGAGGAATTAACCCTTTTAGATGTAAAGTCAGAATCAAGGATGCAAGTGGATAATAAGCAGATGGCTGGTGTAGAGGTGGAACATAATTCTATGGGTTCTGAAAAAATAAGCAAGCAAGAAAAGGTTGAAAACAATCTTGAACATGTCAACATAAAACCTAAGGAACAAGGAGAACTACATAGAAGTGAGAATGCCTCTAGCATGGAGAATGTGATATTCCctagacatgaaaagaagcttCTTTCAGTGAGTCAAACTCAAGAGCAGTCAGAGAAAGAGGCTGGTCACCCTGACGTTTTGTCAAACAAGTATCAATCTGTGTTTCAGGAACCACAGTCTATGGACCATCATGGCATGCTGAGAAATTCCATAATGACAGGTAGTATTTCAAATACTGTGCATAATGCCATGGGACAAGATGAAGATGAACAAATCAAACTGTTCGCTTGTGATGttcttacttccaatgaaagttTGGTGCTACAGGCAAAGCATGGTACTTCTTTTAAGGGTAGTAGACTCTCTGAAGAGTTCAAGGAATACAATAGTGTTAAGACTGCATTTTTAAATTCTAGTCTTGTTGATTTGAGTGAAACTGTTTTGGGAGGATCTATACAAGAAATCCCCTTTAAGAATACTGAACAGGTAAATGGTGATGCTGCTGATTTTGTTACAAGTGGAGGAGATGCACAAGTGCATTTATTGAATGCGAATCTCTCAGTTGATTGCAATGAAAGCACTGAAAGTAATTTAGAGGCAGTTAATCAGCAGCTACAAGGGGAACAACTCAAGACTACAAGTGCTGGTATTGTAGGAGAAATTAGTTCATCAAAAGAAGACGAATCTCATGTAAATAGTTGTCAACTAGTCCATATGACAACCTTATCTTCCAAGGGTTCTCCTCAGAAGTCTATACCAGAAATCAATGGTCCGGCTGAAACTGAACCAAAAATAGCTGAAATTGAAGACTGCCAGTTTCCAGTAGATGATCAATCAGGTTTCATTCAGACAAGACCAGAGTTGGAAGGATGTGAGAAGGTTATTGACTCAAAGGCAATGCATGATAGTTCTCAAGCATTTGAATTGGATAGTTTAAGTGAAGATTGTGTGGCTCTTTCTGCACCTGCTTGCAACACTGTGGTAAGCAATGTTTCTTGGGAAAGCAGACCTTTTCAAGAGAATAATGTAGAGATTCTCCATTTTACATCCCAACTATGTCCAGTGGTAAAAGTTGATTTTGATCCGAGTAAAAATGAAATGTCAACCAATAGCTGCCGTATGATTTCTGAGTTGCAGCTTGGAGATGAGGATTCTTCTAGGGATGTTTCAATGCACTATGATGTTCCGATTGATGTCCCTGGAAACTTTGAGCAACAAattaataagaatatatattcTAAAGCAAGCGAAATGCTTTGTGAAGGTGAGAGTTTAGTACTAAATCATGGTCACTTGCTTGATCAAAGTGAATTTTCTGAAGAATTATCTGCAGATTTCATTTCAAACACCAAAGATTCTATAAGTACTGTTGCTGGAAAATCCTCTGGCTGTTTACAACATACACTACCAGCTCAGTTATCAGTACTGTTGGATGGTGACTGGCTGCCCACAAATACTGCTTCTTctgaagaaatcaagaaaacaaatttaTCTGAGAGTGCATTAGAAGGATGTGATATCCATACAAGTGAGCGCAATGCTTCTAATTATCATATTCAGGCTATGCCTGAAATTAAAGATGGAAATATTGATGTGGATGAAAGGGAAGAGCTTTTACGAATTGATGATTCAAAAGAAGGTTCTTCTGACATATTGCCATTAGTTGAAGCTCAACTCAATGACAACGTGATATCTTCTGAATGCAATTCTTCTATAGAAGTGAGCAAAGATTCTTTTACAGACATAGTTGCTTGGAAATCTGAGGAGGATTGTTCTTTGAGTCAAAGTTCAAACTTCCCGGCTTCAGATAATTTAACCTTCAACACAGGAATCCCACAG AAGTTGAATCAAAATTCCCCCCATGGAGATTGGCCGGATACTGTTTCTGCAACTGCTTGTGACACAAAGGTAAACAATGTTTCTCAAGAAAGCCAACCTTGTCATGAGAATGATGTAGGAGATCTCCAGTTTACAGCCCAACTATCTCCAATGGTGAAAGCAGATTTTGATTCCACAGAAAATGATATATCAACTAATAACTGCTGTACCATTTCTGAGTTGGAGCTTAGAGATGATGGTTCTTCTAGGGATGCTTCAATGCACTATGATGGTCAATGTGGTGTCACTGGAAACTTTGAGCAACAAACTAGCATGATTACATATTCTGTAGCTAATGAAATGCTTTGTGAAGATGAGAGTTTAGTGCTAAGTCATGATCACTTGGTTGATCAGAGTGATTTTTCTGAAGTATCTGCAGATTTCGTTTCAAACGCCAAAGGTTCTATTGGTAGTGGAGCTGAAAATCCCTCTGGCCATTTACAACATACAATATTGACTCCATTAGTACAAGAATTTGATCACACCAACAGAGAGACTGAGGAATCACATCTGGAAAATGCACAAGTGCAGTCATTTACTGAAAATCCAGTGGCATACCACTGCAGCAGTAAACACAGTCTTGTTACTGATGATAAATTTCCATTGGCtgataacaatgatataaaTGAAGATTCTCATCTTTCTGATTTTCAAAGGCTTGGTGCTGTTGTTGGTGTAGATTCCCAGAATGCTGATAACATACTTATTGCTTCTTCTCAAGAAATCAAGAAAACAAGTTTATCTGAGGGTGCATTAGAAGGATGTGATACCCATACAAGTGAGCACAATGCTTCCAATCATCATATTCAAGCTATGCCTAAAAACAAAGAAGGAAATCTTGATGTGGATGAAACAGCAGAGCTTTTGCAAATTTATGATGCAAAAAAAGGTTCTTCAGACATATTGCCAATAGTTGAAGTTCAACTCAAAGATTCCCAGAATGTTGATGACTTACTGCACTTAGATGGTGATTGGCCTCCCACAAATTTTGTCTCTTCTGAagaattcaagaaaacaaatttATCTGAGGGTGCATTAGAAGGATCTGATATCCATTCAAGTGAGCACAATGCTTCCAATCATCATATTCAGGCTATGCCTGAAAACAAAGATGGAAATCTTGACGTGGATGAAAGAGAAGAGTTTTTGCAAATGGATGACGTGAAAAAAGGTTCTTCAGACATATTGCCATTAGTTGAAGTTCAACTCATTGACAACGTTGTATCTTCTAAATGCAATTCTTCTATAGAAGTGAACAAAGACTCTGTTACGGACGTAGTAACTTGGAAATCAGAGGAGCATTGTTCTTTGAGTGAAAGTTCAAACTTACCAGCTTTAGATGATCTAACAACCTTCAACACAAGAACCCCACAGGTCTGTGAAGTTAGTTCATTGAAcagtacaatttttttagatgaaGCTGAAACTGATATCTTTGAGAAAGATGAGTTTCCACATACCGACATGCAGCACCAGTCAAATGGCAATATTAATTCTGCAGAAGACAGCAGCAAAATAATTCGTTT GGAGGATTCTGTAACTAAATGCAAGCAAGAAGTTCCTACAGTGAAGCCTCCACCAAATGCTGCTCCGTTTTCGGATGAATGGTTAGCTGCAATTGAAGCTGCGGGAGAG GAGATTTTAACGATGAAAAGCGGTGCTGTACAAAATTCTCCTCCTGACAAGCCTCAGCAAGAACCAGGTCCTTGGTCCCCG GTGAGACGTAAGAATCAATCGATTGGACCCTTTGATTGTACCAAACACAATATCCAGCATTCCAGTCCATAA